In the Drosophila teissieri strain GT53w chromosome 3R, Prin_Dtei_1.1, whole genome shotgun sequence genome, AAAAATCGAAGGACAACAAACAGCAGCGACCATGAGCGAGGCGGAAAAGCAGGCGGTGTCCTTCGCCTGTCAGCGCTGCCTGCAGCCCATCGTCCTGGACgagcagctggagaagattAGCGTGCACGCAATGGCTGAGTTGTCTTGTAGGTGTTGGGTGATATACAATGGAAATCCGTCTAATGATTCAGTCTTTACAGTGCCCATCTACGGAGACAATGGTAATACTTTGGACCCGCAGGACGCCAGCAGCTTCGACCACTTTGTACCGCCCTACAGGCTTACGGACTCTATAAATGGCACTGGGTTCATGCTGGTTTCGGATGGCAGAGACAACAAGAAAATGAGTGCTGCTTTTAAGCTGAAAGCGGAGCTGTTCGACTGCCTCTCTTCCAACTCTGAGATTGATCATCCGCTGTGCGAGGAGTGTGCCGACTCCATGCTGGAAATCATGGACCGGGAATTGCGCATCGCCGAGGATGAATGGGATGTGTACAAGGCGTATTTGGACGAACTGGAACAGCAGCGTGAAGCGCCCAACGTTGAGGCCCTGGACAAGGAGCTTGATGAACTGAAGCGCAGCGAGCAGCAGCTACTGTCGGAGCTGACAGAGCTTAAAAAGGAAGAACAATCACTGAATGATGCCATTGCGCAGGAGGAACAGGAGCGAGAGGAGCTCCACGAGCAGGAGGAAAGCTACTGGCGCGAGTACACTAAGCACAGACGTGAGCTTATGCTCACCGAAGATGACAAACGAAGTCTGGAGAGTCAGATTGCCTACTCGAAACAGCAGCTGGACAAACTGCGCGACACCAACATATTCAACATCACCTTTCACATCTGGCATGCCGGGCATTTCGGTACCATTAATAACTTTAGGCTGGGTCGATTGCCCTCTGTATCCGTGGATTGGTCAGAGATCAACGCCGCTTGGGGACAGACGGTGCTCCTCCTCTCTGCGCTTGCTCGTAAGATTGGCCTGACCTTCGAGCGTTATCGCGTGGTACCCTTTGGAAATCATTCGTATGTTGAGGTACTCGGCGAGAATAGAGAACTCCCGCTTTATGGCAGCGGCGGATTTAAGTTTTTCTGGGACACCAAGTTTGATGCTGCCATGGTGGCATTCCTCGACTGCCTCACCCAGTTCCAGAAGGAGGTCGAGAAGCGCGACACCGAGTTCCTGCTGCCCTACAAGATGGAGAAGGGCAAGATCATCGATCCCTCTACGGGAAATTCCTATTCTATTAAGTAGGTTTCGAAATGATGACGATTTGTCGGATAATAACGATGCTTTCCTTACAGAATCCAGTTTAACTCGGAGGAGCAATGGACCAAGGCGTTGAAGTTCATGCTGACCAACCTGAAATGGGGATTGGCCTGGGTTTCTTCGCAGTTTGTATCACCGTgatttttctttctctttgtcttaaaatgtatatttataaattacttaATTATCCTCTTAGTATTAAATCTAAATCTTtcaagttttaaataaaaaagtatttatattattatggGCTGCTTTAATTTCAGGTAAATGTAGGAGTAAAAACGTCTTAGTTACATACTTAATACAAAAGTTAATTATCTAGTTTTGTACagcttttttctttgtttctgGTTCCTCCTCGCTGTCGTCCGAGTCAGAGTCGGATCCAGAGATGTCATCGCCTATCCAGAGTGTgccttttttcttctttttggcctTGGTCTTGTCTTCGGCGGGGGATTTCCTTTTGGTGCCACTGGTAGAGGCTTCCTCGACCCCTTTCTCCTTGTTCTCCTCGGCCTGCTTGAGTCCCTCCTCGAAGGCGTCATTAACCTTTTCGGTTAAATTAGCCCTGGCCTCCTCGTACTTGTCATCCTTAAAGTCGTGCTTGGGCACGGCCAGCAGCTTCTCGATCTTTCGCTTTTTCCGCTCCTCGGCCTCCCGTTCCCGCTCGCCCTGCTTTTCCAGCCAGGCGCGCACCCGCTTCTCCTCGTTGATATCCCGCAAACGACGTCCACTCAGGTCGCGGCAAGCCTCGCGGTTGGTAGTCTTTTCAATTTGGGCACCAATGGCGCGAAGCATGGAACCGAATCCTCCTTTGCC is a window encoding:
- the LOC122622492 gene encoding beclin-1-like protein isoform X2 → MSEAEKQAVSFACQRCLQPIVLDEQLEKISVHAMAELSLPIYGDNGNTLDPQDASSFDHFVPPYRLTDSINGTGFMLVSDGRDNKKMSAAFKLKAELFDCLSSNSEIDHPLCEECADSMLEIMDRELRIAEDEWDVYKAYLDELEQQREAPNVEALDKELDELKRSEQQLLSELTELKKEEQSLNDAIAQEEQEREELHEQEESYWREYTKHRRELMLTEDDKRSLESQIAYSKQQLDKLRDTNIFNITFHIWHAGHFGTINNFRLGRLPSVSVDWSEINAAWGQTVLLLSALARKIGLTFERYRVVPFGNHSYVEVLGENRELPLYGSGGFKFFWDTKFDAAMVAFLDCLTQFQKEVEKRDTEFLLPYKMEKGKIIDPSTGNSYSIKIQFNSEEQWTKALKFMLTNLKWGLAWVSSQFVSP
- the LOC122622492 gene encoding beclin-1-like protein isoform X1 — translated: MSEAEKQAVSFACQRCLQPIVLDEQLEKISVHAMAELSCRCWVIYNGNPSNDSVFTVPIYGDNGNTLDPQDASSFDHFVPPYRLTDSINGTGFMLVSDGRDNKKMSAAFKLKAELFDCLSSNSEIDHPLCEECADSMLEIMDRELRIAEDEWDVYKAYLDELEQQREAPNVEALDKELDELKRSEQQLLSELTELKKEEQSLNDAIAQEEQEREELHEQEESYWREYTKHRRELMLTEDDKRSLESQIAYSKQQLDKLRDTNIFNITFHIWHAGHFGTINNFRLGRLPSVSVDWSEINAAWGQTVLLLSALARKIGLTFERYRVVPFGNHSYVEVLGENRELPLYGSGGFKFFWDTKFDAAMVAFLDCLTQFQKEVEKRDTEFLLPYKMEKGKIIDPSTGNSYSIKIQFNSEEQWTKALKFMLTNLKWGLAWVSSQFVSP
- the LOC122622493 gene encoding replication stress response regulator SDE2 — encoded protein: MGINIFINSKYIISCGDHIKYDELCSRIAENTNLQPEDYYLVSNGKRLEGELTSGDVHCVLRQLGGKGGFGSMLRAIGAQIEKTTNREACRDLSGRRLRDINEEKRVRAWLEKQGEREREAEERKKRKIEKLLAVPKHDFKDDKYEEARANLTEKVNDAFEEGLKQAEENKEKGVEEASTSGTKRKSPAEDKTKAKKKKKGTLWIGDDISGSDSDSDDSEEEPETKKKAVQN